In a single window of the Flavobacterium sp. W4I14 genome:
- a CDS encoding hypothetical protein (product_source=Hypo-rule applied; cath_funfam=2.40.50.140; superfamily=54427): MQNNPTFNHQADIVNSAIRFINAWFKQSKAITHELNDFFILPGNKVLDKDVIIGRLKGIFGRSDEYVGGRYDIIDVNFELLNDDKGMGFVEGVAGYRDVVQKQSKIVSGPFKLYFALHNGGWKIVNIEFPGFSY; the protein is encoded by the coding sequence ATGCAGAACAACCCCACATTTAACCATCAGGCTGATATCGTAAATAGTGCCATTAGATTTATAAACGCCTGGTTTAAACAATCGAAGGCCATTACCCACGAACTGAATGATTTTTTTATTCTCCCAGGTAATAAAGTGCTTGATAAGGATGTGATTATTGGTCGGTTAAAAGGTATTTTCGGTCGGTCTGATGAATATGTTGGTGGCAGATACGATATTATCGATGTTAATTTCGAGCTTTTGAATGATGATAAGGGTATGGGCTTTGTTGAAGGGGTTGCAGGTTATAGAGATGTTGTTCAAAAACAATCAAAAATTGTAAGCGGACCTTTTAAACTGTATTTCGCATTGCATAACGGCGGCTGGAAAATTGTAAATATCGAATTTCCGGGTTTTAGTTATTAA
- a CDS encoding preprotein translocase subunit SecG (product_source=COG1314; cog=COG1314; pfam=PF07584; superfamily=52317; tigrfam=TIGR02226; transmembrane_helix_parts=Outside_1_3,TMhelix_4_26,Inside_27_55,TMhelix_56_78,Outside_79_646,TMhelix_647_669,Inside_670_679), with protein sequence MNFLYPGFLFALISVAIPVIIHLFNFRKFKKVYFSNVQLLKEVEQQNSSKEKLKNLLILLSRILAIIFLVLAFAQPYIPAHNQKTTALNNVISIYIDNSYSMEAINKDGSLLDEAKRRAKELVKGFGMNDRFQLLTNNFEGKHQRLLNEEAFLKALDDVKISAANRNLQQILNRQGNVLTGSANKYSFLISDFQKNISTTNKLDTKADIQYSFLKLNANTLPNVAIDSVWALSPNHQPGANERLVVQLKNYSEEEAKNIPLKLSINNQQKGLGAVTIPAGKTVKDTLNFSGLNAGWQKGLISIKDFPVTFDDTLSFSFKVDESFPVLSINGAIAGNYIKALFAADRYYKLTENAESNVNYSNFASYGLIVLNGLKNPSTGLAQQLKTYMNAGGTVVLFPDLDANIQTYNSFLSGLSLPNIQTLNTTATKVDQIDLQNPIFKTVFEEIPKNLDLPTVSRYYSFVDKNTSNKEDIMLLPGRKPFFSKYGVGNGQVYLSASGLNTSDGNLARHPVFVPLIYRLALSGGNETPLYYNLGNDNALAGKKITLGKNQSLKITADGFEAIPEIRQANGKTLIYIADQIKNAGFYNLKLADSLLAVYSFNNGRTESDMHYLDKTGLNQLADKGNLKIFDTDKDAVKLIAGANKIGQTLWKLCLILSLIFIAAEILLIRFFNNTKKTI encoded by the coding sequence ATGAATTTCCTTTATCCGGGCTTTCTTTTTGCACTAATATCGGTTGCCATCCCGGTTATTATTCATTTATTCAATTTCAGGAAGTTTAAGAAGGTTTATTTCTCTAATGTTCAGCTTTTAAAAGAAGTAGAACAACAAAATTCTTCCAAAGAAAAACTTAAAAACCTGCTTATTCTGTTGTCGCGGATTTTGGCAATCATCTTTTTAGTTCTGGCATTTGCCCAGCCTTATATTCCGGCGCACAATCAAAAAACAACTGCTTTAAACAATGTAATAAGCATTTATATCGATAATTCTTACAGCATGGAAGCCATTAATAAAGATGGCAGCCTGCTTGATGAAGCCAAGCGGCGGGCCAAAGAATTGGTAAAAGGTTTTGGAATGAACGATCGTTTTCAACTGTTGACCAATAATTTTGAAGGAAAACACCAACGATTGTTAAACGAGGAAGCGTTTTTAAAAGCATTAGATGATGTTAAAATCTCGGCAGCAAACCGTAATCTCCAACAGATACTCAACCGGCAGGGGAATGTTTTAACGGGTTCTGCAAATAAGTATAGCTTTCTGATCTCCGATTTTCAAAAAAATATCTCCACTACCAATAAACTCGATACAAAAGCAGATATTCAATATTCATTTTTGAAACTGAATGCCAATACCCTTCCGAATGTTGCAATAGATAGCGTTTGGGCACTTTCGCCAAATCATCAGCCGGGAGCTAATGAGCGTTTGGTTGTACAGTTGAAAAATTACTCCGAAGAGGAAGCGAAAAATATTCCTCTAAAACTTAGCATCAACAACCAACAAAAGGGGTTGGGTGCCGTAACCATCCCCGCAGGTAAAACAGTTAAAGATACACTGAATTTCTCCGGACTGAACGCAGGATGGCAAAAAGGCTTAATCAGCATTAAAGATTTTCCTGTAACCTTTGATGATACGCTTTCCTTCAGTTTTAAGGTAGATGAAAGTTTTCCGGTTCTGAGTATTAACGGAGCCATAGCAGGTAATTATATTAAAGCACTGTTTGCTGCCGATCGTTATTACAAACTTACTGAGAATGCTGAAAGCAATGTAAATTATAGCAATTTTGCTAGTTACGGCCTGATTGTGTTGAACGGTTTAAAAAATCCATCAACGGGATTGGCACAGCAGCTAAAAACCTATATGAATGCAGGCGGTACGGTGGTGCTTTTCCCTGATTTAGATGCCAATATTCAAACTTATAATTCGTTTTTAAGCGGATTGTCCCTTCCTAACATTCAAACGTTAAATACTACCGCTACTAAAGTTGACCAGATTGATCTGCAAAACCCCATTTTCAAGACTGTTTTTGAGGAAATCCCTAAAAATCTTGATCTTCCAACAGTTTCCCGCTATTATTCGTTTGTCGACAAAAACACCTCCAATAAAGAAGATATTATGTTATTGCCTGGCAGAAAACCATTTTTCTCCAAATATGGCGTAGGTAACGGGCAGGTGTATTTATCTGCTTCAGGGCTTAATACAAGTGATGGGAATTTAGCCCGTCATCCGGTTTTTGTGCCGCTGATTTATCGTTTGGCATTGAGTGGAGGAAATGAAACGCCTTTATATTACAACCTTGGTAATGATAATGCCTTGGCGGGTAAAAAGATTACGCTGGGTAAAAACCAAAGCTTAAAAATTACTGCGGATGGCTTTGAGGCAATTCCTGAAATCCGTCAGGCAAATGGGAAAACGCTGATTTACATAGCCGATCAGATAAAAAATGCAGGCTTTTACAACCTGAAACTTGCAGATTCGCTACTTGCTGTTTATAGTTTCAACAATGGCAGAACAGAATCTGATATGCATTATTTAGATAAAACAGGACTCAATCAGTTGGCTGACAAAGGCAACCTTAAAATATTCGATACCGATAAAGATGCCGTTAAATTAATTGCTGGCGCCAATAAAATCGGGCAGACTTTATGGAAACTTTGTCTAATTTTGTCGCTGATTTTTATTGCAGCAGAAATTTTGCTCATCCGATTTTTTAACAACACAAAAAAAACAATATGA
- a CDS encoding nicotinamide phosphoribosyltransferase (product_source=KO:K03462; cog=COG1488; ko=KO:K03462; pfam=PF04095,PF18127; superfamily=51690), producing MNPLLLTDGYKVDHRRQYPENTTLVYSNWTPRKSRLENVNHVVLFGLQYFIKKYIIEDFNQNFFKQPKEEILKKYARRINNYLGENLVGTQHIADLHDLGYIPMVFKSLPEGAEVPLRVPMFTMYNTKSEFFWLTNYFETLLSAVVWLPCNSATIAKQYRAILDQYAAETSSVPEFVDWQGHDFSMRGMGGIEAAVTSAAGHLLSFTGTDTIPAIDFLEEYYNADSDKELIGGSVAATEHSVMCMGTNTGELETFKRLILEVYPKGIVSIVSDTWDLWKVLTEYLPVLKDDIIARPGKVVIRPDSGDPVDIICGNPNGKNENEKKGVIELLWDVFGGKTNNKGFKELVPQIGAIYGDSITTERATQICERLKAKGFASTNVVFGIGSFTYQYNTRDTFGFAMKATYGEVDGIGREIFKDPITDDGTKKSAKGLLQIFKNAEGEYELKDQCSWEEEAEGELKEVFRDGKLLIDYSLAEIRERLKNS from the coding sequence ATGAACCCATTATTATTAACCGACGGATACAAAGTAGATCACCGCAGGCAATACCCAGAAAATACTACATTGGTTTATTCTAACTGGACGCCAAGAAAAAGCAGGCTAGAAAACGTAAATCATGTGGTGCTTTTTGGCTTGCAGTATTTTATCAAAAAATACATCATTGAGGATTTTAACCAAAATTTCTTTAAACAACCAAAAGAAGAAATTTTAAAGAAATATGCGCGCAGGATCAATAATTACCTGGGAGAAAATTTGGTAGGTACACAACATATAGCTGATTTACACGATCTGGGTTATATTCCAATGGTTTTTAAATCATTACCAGAAGGTGCTGAAGTACCTTTGCGTGTACCCATGTTTACCATGTACAATACAAAGTCTGAATTTTTCTGGTTGACCAATTATTTCGAAACCTTACTATCAGCGGTGGTGTGGCTGCCATGTAATTCTGCTACAATAGCTAAACAATACCGCGCCATTTTGGATCAGTATGCCGCAGAAACCTCTTCAGTTCCAGAATTTGTAGATTGGCAGGGGCACGATTTTTCTATGCGTGGCATGGGGGGAATAGAAGCTGCGGTAACTTCGGCAGCAGGGCATTTATTGAGTTTTACAGGAACAGATACCATTCCAGCCATCGATTTTTTAGAAGAGTATTACAATGCAGATTCAGATAAAGAGTTAATTGGTGGATCAGTAGCTGCAACAGAACACTCTGTAATGTGTATGGGAACCAATACCGGAGAACTTGAAACCTTTAAACGTTTGATTTTAGAAGTTTACCCGAAAGGAATTGTATCTATCGTTTCTGATACCTGGGATTTATGGAAAGTATTGACCGAGTATCTACCTGTTTTAAAAGATGATATTATTGCCCGTCCAGGTAAAGTGGTAATCAGGCCAGATTCGGGAGATCCGGTTGATATTATCTGCGGAAATCCAAATGGCAAAAACGAAAATGAGAAAAAGGGTGTAATCGAGCTGCTTTGGGATGTTTTCGGTGGAAAAACTAACAACAAAGGGTTTAAAGAACTGGTACCGCAGATTGGTGCTATTTATGGAGATAGCATTACTACCGAAAGGGCTACACAGATCTGTGAGCGGCTAAAAGCTAAAGGTTTTGCTTCTACCAATGTTGTTTTTGGCATCGGTTCATTCACCTATCAATATAATACACGCGATACTTTTGGTTTTGCGATGAAAGCCACTTATGGAGAAGTAGATGGCATCGGTCGCGAAATATTTAAAGATCCGATTACCGACGATGGCACCAAGAAATCAGCAAAAGGTTTACTACAGATTTTTAAAAATGCAGAAGGCGAATATGAGCTGAAAGATCAATGCAGCTGGGAAGAAGAAGCAGAGGGCGAATTGAAAGAAGTTTTCAGAGATGGCAAATTGTTAATTGATTATTCTCTCGCCGAAATTAGAGAAAGGCTAAAGAATAGTTAA
- a CDS encoding GT2 family glycosyltransferase (product_source=COG1216; cath_funfam=3.90.550.10; cog=COG1216; pfam=PF00535; superfamily=53448; transmembrane_helix_parts=Outside_1_237,TMhelix_238_260,Inside_261_261,TMhelix_262_284,Outside_285_287,TMhelix_288_310,Inside_311_322) gives MFFSIIIPLYNRPQEIDELLNTLTKQTYLQFEVLVIEDGSKNDAKAIVASYADKLDIKYYFKENAGQGFARNFGFERATGDYFVIFDSDCLIPANYLETVKNYLYEHHLDAYGGPDAAHDSFTPVQKAISYAMTSPFTTGGIRGNKQHVGQFHPRSFNMGVSRQAWEKVGGFILTRLGEDIEYSIRIHENGFKIGLIPDAKVYHKRRTSFSQFYKQLHFFGRARINIYKHFPKELKLVHFFPALFTLGFGFTILCNFIYPPLAYVCNFFLLIYFMLIFFHSWSVNKSLKVAFLSIISSFIQLTAYGLGFIQDLFKRVVFKQQ, from the coding sequence ATGTTTTTCTCCATCATTATTCCACTTTATAATCGTCCACAGGAAATTGACGAACTTTTAAACACCCTAACTAAACAGACTTATTTGCAGTTTGAAGTTTTGGTTATTGAAGATGGTTCAAAAAATGATGCAAAAGCAATTGTTGCTTCTTATGCGGATAAACTGGATATTAAATATTACTTTAAGGAAAATGCCGGACAAGGTTTTGCCCGTAATTTTGGTTTCGAAAGGGCTACAGGCGATTACTTTGTTATTTTCGATTCAGATTGTTTAATTCCTGCAAATTACCTCGAAACGGTTAAGAACTATTTGTATGAGCATCATTTAGATGCCTATGGTGGCCCGGATGCCGCGCATGATAGCTTCACACCTGTGCAAAAAGCAATTAGTTATGCTATGACTTCGCCTTTCACCACTGGTGGAATCCGCGGAAACAAACAGCACGTAGGCCAATTTCACCCACGCAGTTTTAACATGGGTGTTTCCCGTCAAGCCTGGGAGAAGGTAGGTGGTTTTATCCTGACCCGATTGGGCGAAGATATCGAATATAGTATCCGCATCCACGAAAACGGTTTTAAAATCGGGTTGATTCCAGATGCAAAGGTTTACCATAAACGCCGGACGAGCTTTAGCCAGTTTTACAAACAATTACACTTTTTCGGGAGAGCAAGGATTAATATTTACAAACATTTTCCAAAAGAATTAAAACTTGTACATTTTTTTCCAGCGTTGTTTACATTGGGTTTTGGTTTCACCATTTTGTGTAACTTTATATATCCTCCATTGGCATATGTTTGTAACTTCTTCTTATTGATTTACTTTATGTTGATATTTTTTCATTCATGGTCAGTAAATAAATCGTTAAAAGTTGCATTTTTGAGCATTATATCTTCATTTATCCAATTAACCGCTTATGGTTTAGGATTTATACAGGATTTATTTAAACGAGTGGTATTCAAACAACAATGA
- a CDS encoding hypothetical protein (product_source=Hypo-rule applied; pfam=PF13858; superfamily=161098; transmembrane_helix_parts=Inside_1_19,TMhelix_20_42,Outside_43_51,TMhelix_52_74,Inside_75_86,TMhelix_87_109,Outside_110_149,TMhelix_150_172,Inside_173_178) yields MEQQLLQEEKKPNALAFKVAISFAVYSIVLIFILKFLGIDSVDPDLPIAEKIIAMVLSYGVFILAIFYTQVTYRKMLGGYITYGKAFSTGFKVAAYAGLFVGLLFILYYKVLDPSALDRVADSAIEKANGNEQQIKGIEMMRGYMWAFTAFGAAIVYTILGLIISLITAAIVKKEPSL; encoded by the coding sequence ATGGAACAACAATTACTCCAAGAAGAAAAGAAACCAAATGCGCTGGCATTTAAAGTTGCAATAAGCTTTGCCGTTTATTCGATTGTTTTAATTTTTATTCTGAAATTTTTAGGCATTGACTCGGTAGATCCTGATTTACCTATAGCAGAAAAAATCATTGCGATGGTTTTATCTTATGGAGTTTTTATCCTAGCAATATTTTATACTCAGGTGACTTATAGAAAGATGCTTGGTGGTTATATTACCTATGGTAAAGCTTTTTCTACAGGATTTAAAGTAGCTGCCTATGCAGGATTATTTGTAGGATTGCTATTTATTTTATATTATAAAGTTCTAGATCCTTCAGCTTTGGATAGAGTAGCTGATTCAGCCATTGAAAAAGCGAACGGTAATGAGCAACAAATTAAAGGAATAGAAATGATGCGTGGTTACATGTGGGCCTTTACCGCATTTGGAGCTGCGATTGTTTATACCATACTAGGTTTGATAATCAGTCTGATTACAGCTGCAATAGTTAAAAAAGAGCCTAGTTTATAA
- a CDS encoding dihydroorotase (product_source=KO:K01465; cath_funfam=2.30.40.10,3.20.20.140; cog=COG0044; ko=KO:K01465; superfamily=51338,51556; tigrfam=TIGR00857): MNLLVKNVAVADPQSKFNNQQCDVRVENGKIKNIGKLTANKNETVFDAQGAFLTPGFFDLNCVAGDPGFETKEDIQTLTATAKAGGFTGLALLPQTSPVVQSKSQVEYIINRAKNNLVDVLPVGAISQNREAKELAELFDMQQAGAVAFSDGDKALQDDGFMSRALQYAKGFDALLMVYPENKSIAGKSQINESKNSVLLGMKGLPALAEEMHIARDIFLASYNETKIHISNISTAGAVALIRKAKKDGVRVSCDVTAHHLVFTEELLSDFDSNYKVKPPLRGKADVKALIAGLKDGTIDAITSQHRPEEIEFKNVEFEIAHYGIIALQTVLPLLLKAGLDIALIVEKLAINPRKLLNLAIPVIEEDADANFTVFNTTEKWLYNATSNHSKSANSPLLGTELNGKVTLVYNNNQYWEN, encoded by the coding sequence ATGAATCTCCTGGTTAAAAATGTAGCCGTTGCCGATCCGCAAAGTAAATTCAACAATCAACAATGCGATGTTCGGGTAGAAAATGGCAAAATTAAAAACATAGGTAAATTAACTGCCAATAAAAACGAAACTGTTTTTGATGCTCAGGGTGCTTTCTTAACGCCAGGTTTTTTCGATCTAAACTGCGTAGCTGGCGATCCGGGTTTCGAAACCAAGGAAGATATTCAAACATTAACTGCAACCGCAAAAGCTGGAGGTTTTACAGGCTTGGCTTTATTGCCGCAAACCAGTCCGGTTGTGCAGTCGAAATCTCAGGTAGAATACATTATCAATAGGGCCAAAAACAACTTAGTTGATGTTTTACCTGTTGGTGCCATAAGTCAAAACCGTGAGGCAAAAGAGCTTGCCGAACTGTTTGATATGCAACAGGCAGGTGCAGTAGCTTTTTCAGATGGCGATAAGGCCTTACAAGACGATGGTTTTATGAGCCGTGCATTACAATATGCAAAAGGGTTCGATGCACTATTAATGGTTTATCCCGAAAATAAATCCATAGCTGGCAAATCGCAGATTAACGAGAGCAAAAACTCTGTGCTATTGGGCATGAAAGGTTTACCTGCATTGGCTGAAGAAATGCATATTGCCCGTGATATTTTCCTGGCATCTTATAATGAAACCAAAATCCACATTAGCAATATTTCAACTGCCGGGGCTGTGGCTTTGATTCGTAAAGCAAAGAAAGACGGCGTTCGGGTTTCGTGCGATGTAACAGCACATCACCTGGTGTTTACAGAAGAACTTTTAAGTGATTTCGATAGTAATTACAAAGTTAAGCCACCACTGCGCGGAAAAGCAGATGTAAAGGCACTAATTGCTGGTTTAAAAGATGGAACCATTGATGCCATTACTTCTCAACACCGTCCTGAAGAAATCGAATTTAAAAATGTAGAGTTCGAAATTGCGCACTACGGCATCATCGCTTTACAAACCGTGTTGCCACTATTATTAAAGGCTGGGCTGGACATTGCTTTAATTGTAGAGAAATTGGCCATTAATCCACGTAAATTATTAAATTTAGCTATTCCGGTAATCGAAGAAGATGCTGATGCCAACTTTACTGTTTTCAATACGACAGAAAAGTGGTTGTATAATGCCACAAGCAACCACTCAAAATCGGCGAACAGTCCATTATTGGGTACCGAACTTAACGGGAAAGTAACTTTGGTTTATAATAATAATCAGTACTGGGAGAATTAA
- a CDS encoding hypothetical protein (product_source=Hypo-rule applied; transmembrane_helix_parts=Inside_1_27,TMhelix_28_50,Outside_51_59,TMhelix_60_82,Inside_83_107,TMhelix_108_130,Outside_131_144,TMhelix_145_167,Inside_168_187,TMhelix_188_210,Outside_211_219,TMhelix_220_242,Inside_243_262), with the protein MINYLKESTFAVNDVIQKAWSITKKHYFSIATLCFLMFITASASSLMAFFIKDVSKALSVIMVIIFVLLYFTINLSLFKYIFHLMDDEENDVKIVDTLPTRQQIIRFLVATLYFVGCILGVYLVVILVAFPFIYTGINVAIVKNVAISVGIIAIFITWLRISFFPFFIIDKGATPFDSIKLSLATTKGNFTKILLLLVILGGGYLIYLLLNYLQWPLVAFIVNILSSFIIVPLSSVALTVAYRKISSEYKGDEHPDILHNIV; encoded by the coding sequence ATGATAAATTATCTAAAAGAAAGTACGTTCGCCGTTAATGATGTAATTCAAAAGGCGTGGAGCATTACCAAGAAACACTATTTCTCGATTGCTACGCTATGTTTTTTGATGTTTATTACTGCGAGTGCATCTAGTTTAATGGCTTTTTTTATTAAGGATGTAAGCAAGGCCTTGAGTGTAATTATGGTAATTATTTTTGTATTGCTTTATTTTACCATCAACCTTTCACTCTTTAAATACATTTTCCATTTAATGGACGATGAAGAAAACGATGTGAAAATAGTAGATACCCTTCCAACCAGGCAACAGATTATTAGGTTCCTGGTAGCTACTCTTTATTTTGTGGGTTGTATCCTTGGCGTTTATCTGGTGGTAATTTTGGTAGCTTTTCCTTTTATTTATACTGGGATTAATGTGGCAATTGTTAAAAATGTGGCTATTTCAGTTGGCATTATCGCTATTTTTATCACTTGGCTAAGGATTTCGTTTTTCCCGTTTTTTATCATTGATAAAGGTGCAACGCCTTTCGATTCGATTAAATTGAGTTTGGCTACCACTAAAGGAAATTTCACGAAGATTTTATTGTTGTTGGTTATTTTAGGTGGCGGATATTTAATTTATCTGCTGTTAAACTACCTGCAATGGCCATTGGTGGCTTTTATTGTAAATATTTTAAGTTCATTTATCATCGTTCCGCTTTCGAGTGTAGCCTTAACAGTTGCTTACCGTAAAATTTCGAGTGAATATAAAGGCGATGAGCATCCAGATATTTTGCATAATATCGTTTAA
- a CDS encoding hypothetical protein (product_source=Hypo-rule applied; superfamily=89155): MDNRVKKALSAAINKYAEVSATNVDGFETELLAAFELDVNFLDKATAFDAVFDSHPKFEELREVFFDLLMVNFFSSDVQKLEDDYLESDEWANIEEETIDRGTELLNLLLYIKECKDEDLDPELGDFLKEFLLVEDDEFQDEFEIYEELISNQQLAETSVEEICKTAANLNISEEMQELFVPFMTFFLDVEGSAETTKEIIQFSSNKSFDSATYILITTINN; this comes from the coding sequence ATGGATAATAGAGTAAAAAAAGCACTAAGTGCAGCCATTAACAAGTATGCTGAGGTTTCAGCTACAAATGTAGACGGTTTTGAAACAGAGTTATTAGCTGCTTTTGAGCTTGATGTCAACTTTTTAGATAAAGCAACAGCTTTTGATGCAGTTTTCGATTCTCACCCGAAATTTGAAGAATTACGTGAAGTATTTTTCGATTTATTAATGGTGAATTTCTTTAGCAGTGACGTACAGAAACTGGAAGACGACTATTTAGAAAGTGATGAATGGGCGAATATCGAAGAAGAAACCATAGATAGAGGAACAGAATTGTTAAACCTTTTGCTTTACATTAAAGAGTGTAAGGATGAAGATTTGGACCCTGAATTGGGCGATTTCCTGAAAGAATTTTTATTGGTAGAAGACGATGAGTTTCAGGATGAATTTGAGATCTACGAAGAACTGATCAGTAATCAACAATTAGCAGAAACCAGTGTAGAAGAGATTTGTAAAACAGCTGCAAATTTAAATATCAGTGAAGAAATGCAAGAATTGTTTGTTCCATTTATGACTTTTTTCCTCGATGTTGAGGGAAGTGCAGAAACAACGAAAGAAATAATTCAGTTTAGCAGTAACAAATCGTTCGATTCTGCTACTTATATATTAATTACAACAATTAATAATTAA
- a CDS encoding glycosyltransferase involved in cell wall biosynthesis (product_source=COG0463; cath_funfam=3.90.550.10; cog=COG0463; pfam=PF00535; superfamily=53448; transmembrane_helix_parts=Outside_1_231,TMhelix_232_254,Inside_255_273,TMhelix_274_296,Outside_297_351): protein MDISVVVPLFNEDESLPELTAWIDKVMIDNNFSYEIILVDDGSTDRSWEVIEELRFQNPAIKGIKFRRNYGKSAALNVGFEATQGDVVITMDADLQDSPDEIPELYRRIKEEKLDIISGWKKKRYDPITKTIPTKLFNAATRKMSGIELNDFNCGLKAYRSDVIKTIEVYGEMHRYIPVIAKWAGFSKIAEQVVEHRARKYGTTKFGFSRFINGFLDLLSIFFVGKFGKRPMHFFGSLGVLSFFIGIIMAFYILFEKKYLIWQGLAYRDVTDQPLFYLSLVAIVVGSQMFLAGFIAELLSRNAPERNQYLIEIGIKVEGMTVEGFIRPIPQPLNPQPSTSKNVFLHHYSTL from the coding sequence ATGGATATATCAGTTGTAGTACCCTTATTTAATGAAGATGAATCTTTGCCAGAATTAACGGCATGGATTGATAAAGTGATGATCGATAATAATTTCAGCTATGAAATTATTTTGGTTGATGATGGTAGTACCGATAGATCGTGGGAGGTGATTGAAGAATTAAGATTTCAAAACCCTGCCATTAAAGGCATTAAGTTTAGAAGGAACTACGGTAAATCTGCAGCCTTAAATGTTGGTTTTGAAGCTACTCAGGGCGATGTGGTCATTACCATGGATGCCGATCTGCAGGATAGCCCGGATGAAATTCCTGAATTGTACCGCCGCATAAAAGAAGAAAAGCTTGATATCATTTCAGGCTGGAAGAAGAAACGTTACGATCCGATTACGAAAACTATCCCTACAAAATTATTCAACGCCGCTACCCGTAAAATGAGCGGAATAGAACTGAACGATTTTAACTGTGGCTTAAAAGCTTACCGTAGCGATGTGATCAAAACCATCGAAGTTTACGGCGAAATGCACCGCTACATCCCGGTAATTGCCAAATGGGCCGGATTTAGCAAAATAGCCGAGCAGGTGGTAGAACATCGTGCCCGTAAATACGGCACAACTAAATTTGGTTTCAGCAGGTTTATAAACGGCTTTTTAGATTTACTTTCTATTTTCTTTGTAGGTAAATTCGGCAAACGCCCAATGCACTTTTTTGGTTCGTTAGGCGTTTTAAGTTTCTTTATCGGCATAATCATGGCATTTTACATATTATTCGAAAAGAAATATTTGATATGGCAGGGCTTAGCCTATCGCGATGTAACCGATCAACCATTGTTTTATTTATCACTGGTTGCCATTGTTGTTGGTTCGCAGATGTTCCTGGCAGGTTTTATCGCCGAACTCTTATCACGTAACGCACCAGAAAGAAACCAATATTTGATAGAAATAGGAATTAAGGTAGAAGGTATGACGGTGGAAGGTTTTATCCGCCCAATCCCTCAACCTCTAAACCCTCAACCCTCAACCTCAAAAAATGTTTTTCTCCATCATTATTCCACTTTATAA